In a genomic window of Bordetella petrii:
- the secF gene encoding protein translocase subunit SecF: MEFFRIHRTIPFMRHALVLNIISLVTFLAAVFFIITRGFHLSIEFTGGTVMEVNYAQTAQLDSVRSAVSKLGYTDFQVQNFGTSHDVMIRLPLTEGQTSAAQSDAVMGALKAADSTAELRRVEFVGPQVGQELLHNGLMALLFVVIGIMVYLGMRFEWKFAVAGVIANLHDVVIILGFFAFFQWEFSLSVLAGVLAVLGYSVNESVVIMDRIRENFRKQRKASVQEIINSAITQTISRTIITHGSTQMMVLAMLFFGGPSLHYFALALTIGIWFGIYSSVFVAAALAMWMGVKREDLVKPVKKEGDAEVV; the protein is encoded by the coding sequence ATGGAATTCTTCCGTATCCATCGCACCATACCGTTCATGCGCCACGCGCTGGTGCTGAACATCATCAGCCTGGTCACGTTCCTGGCGGCGGTGTTCTTCATCATCACGCGCGGCTTCCACCTGTCGATCGAATTCACGGGTGGCACGGTCATGGAAGTCAACTACGCGCAGACGGCGCAGCTCGACAGCGTGCGCAGCGCGGTGTCCAAGCTGGGCTACACCGACTTCCAGGTGCAGAACTTCGGCACCTCGCATGACGTCATGATCCGCCTGCCCCTCACCGAGGGCCAGACCTCGGCCGCGCAAAGCGATGCCGTCATGGGCGCGCTGAAGGCGGCCGACTCCACCGCGGAACTGCGCCGCGTCGAATTCGTGGGTCCGCAGGTCGGCCAGGAACTGCTGCACAACGGCCTGATGGCGCTGCTGTTCGTGGTGATCGGCATCATGGTCTACCTGGGCATGCGGTTCGAATGGAAGTTCGCCGTGGCGGGCGTCATCGCCAACCTGCACGACGTGGTCATCATCCTGGGCTTCTTCGCCTTCTTCCAGTGGGAATTCTCGCTGTCGGTACTGGCCGGGGTGCTGGCGGTGCTGGGCTACTCCGTGAACGAATCCGTGGTCATCATGGACCGGATCCGCGAGAACTTCCGCAAGCAGCGCAAGGCCAGCGTGCAGGAAATCATCAACAGCGCCATCACCCAGACCATCTCGCGCACCATCATCACCCACGGCTCGACCCAGATGATGGTGCTGGCCATGCTGTTCTTCGGTGGCCCGTCGCTGCACTACTTCGCCCTGGCGCTCACCATCGGGATCTGGTTCGGGATCTACTCATCCGTCTTCGTGGCCGCCGCCCTCGCCATGTGGATGGGCGTGAAGCGGGAAGACCTCGTCAAGCCGGTGAAGAAAGAAGGGGATGCGGAGGTTGTCTGA
- a CDS encoding Ldh family oxidoreductase, which yields MTSTTVLSEAELLDLGTRAFIGLGLPAEDAADVARVLVQADLFGLSTHGLSRIESYGERLQVGGIQARARITVQSPAPALRLVDGDNGVGPLVGMHALRAAMEAAKDCGVGVAFARQSNHFGPISPYGLIAAQAGFASIIGSNATTTIAPWGGSDARLGNSPLGFGVPNPDGPPFLLDMAMSVVARAKIRNALKQGAAIPDTWATDRHGRPTTDAAAALDGFLLPIGGHKGYGLALLVDLFAGLMSNAAYLTHVKSWVDAPDQPQDLGHFFILIDTTRLGSAAWLAQRMADFAAILHASPPAEAGKPVIVPGEIELANMARQQRDGIALDPGVLALLRRHAAMA from the coding sequence ATGACCTCTACTACCGTTCTCTCCGAAGCCGAGCTGCTGGATCTGGGCACGCGTGCCTTCATCGGCCTGGGCCTGCCCGCGGAAGACGCCGCCGACGTGGCGCGCGTGCTGGTGCAGGCTGACTTGTTCGGGCTCAGCACCCATGGCCTGAGCCGCATCGAATCGTATGGCGAACGCTTGCAGGTGGGCGGCATCCAGGCCCGCGCCCGCATTACGGTGCAAAGTCCCGCGCCGGCGCTGCGCCTGGTCGACGGCGACAACGGCGTGGGCCCCCTGGTTGGCATGCATGCGCTGCGCGCCGCCATGGAAGCGGCCAAGGATTGCGGCGTGGGCGTGGCCTTTGCCCGGCAAAGCAACCATTTCGGCCCCATCTCGCCATACGGGCTCATCGCCGCCCAGGCCGGTTTCGCCAGCATCATCGGCAGCAATGCCACCACCACCATCGCGCCCTGGGGCGGCAGCGATGCCCGGCTGGGCAACAGCCCGCTGGGCTTCGGCGTGCCCAATCCCGACGGCCCGCCGTTCCTGCTCGACATGGCCATGAGCGTGGTGGCGCGCGCCAAGATCCGCAACGCGCTCAAGCAAGGGGCCGCCATTCCCGACACCTGGGCCACCGACCGCCACGGCCGCCCCACCACCGACGCGGCCGCCGCGCTCGACGGCTTCCTCTTGCCAATCGGCGGACACAAGGGCTATGGCCTGGCGCTGCTGGTTGACCTGTTCGCCGGCCTGATGTCGAACGCCGCCTACCTGACACACGTGAAATCTTGGGTGGATGCGCCCGACCAGCCGCAGGACCTGGGGCATTTCTTCATCCTGATCGACACCACACGATTGGGATCGGCGGCCTGGCTGGCCCAGCGCATGGCCGATTTCGCCGCCATCCTGCACGCCAGCCCGCCCGCCGAGGCGGGCAAGCCCGTCATCGTGCCCGGCGAAATCGAGCTGGCCAACATGGCGCGCCAGCAGCGCGACGGTATCGCGCTAGACCCGGGCGTGCTGGCGTTGCTGCGGCGCCATGCCGCAATGGCATGA
- a CDS encoding ABC transporter substrate-binding protein translates to MTTPAPDIIAAFTPTGRLRASINLGNPILAGRDPATGEPAGVSIDLARAFAQRLGVELELVVWDSAGKSVDAVTAEQADIGFFAIDPLRGAGITFTDAYVLIEGAYLVRDGSPLREREEVDRAGVSVMVGKGSAYDLYLTRELKHAQILRAPTSPAVVDTFLAENADVAAGVKQQLEADMGRIPGLRMLPGSFMQIRQAMGAPKGRGPAAAAALAAFVEDMKASGFVAQALQRHHIQGAAVAPAAR, encoded by the coding sequence ATGACGACTCCCGCCCCCGACATCATCGCCGCCTTCACCCCCACCGGCCGGCTACGCGCCTCCATTAACCTGGGCAACCCCATCCTGGCCGGCCGCGACCCGGCCACGGGCGAGCCGGCCGGCGTGTCCATCGATCTGGCCCGCGCGTTCGCCCAGCGGCTTGGCGTCGAGCTGGAACTGGTGGTCTGGGACAGCGCCGGCAAGTCTGTCGACGCCGTAACGGCCGAGCAGGCCGACATCGGTTTCTTCGCCATCGACCCGTTGCGCGGCGCCGGCATCACGTTCACCGACGCCTATGTGCTGATCGAAGGCGCCTATCTGGTGCGCGATGGCTCGCCGCTGCGCGAACGCGAGGAAGTCGACCGCGCGGGCGTCAGCGTCATGGTGGGCAAAGGCAGCGCCTACGACCTGTACCTGACGCGCGAACTCAAGCATGCGCAGATCCTGCGCGCGCCTACCTCGCCTGCCGTGGTCGATACGTTCCTGGCCGAGAACGCCGACGTGGCGGCCGGCGTCAAACAGCAACTGGAAGCAGACATGGGCCGCATTCCCGGCCTGCGCATGCTGCCCGGCAGCTTCATGCAGATCCGCCAGGCCATGGGCGCCCCCAAAGGCCGCGGCCCGGCCGCCGCGGCAGCGCTCGCCGCCTTCGTCGAAGACATGAAGGCCAGCGGCTTTGTCGCCCAGGCCCTGCAGCGCCATCACATCCAGGGCGCCGCCGTCGCTCCCGCCGCCCGGTGA
- a CDS encoding phosphatase PAP2 family protein, whose product MMPPIAPRPYRSVALTACFAVALLMMSRWVDVPLTQSIERHVPEQVNEVFDQIGDLGDSEGYILAGLLLYVASLFGIRYGWACPVRAGFERLARYSMLLLATMSVGGLITLVLKKVVSRARPEVLLEQGWHGLGVPFTGDPYDSFPSSHTLTAFAVAAVIGEIAPRWRLPLLLVAGVVAISRVINRDHFLTDVTAAAFIGIMVAHYLAPYILGEGYRWMLRAPWRWRRRDGAGAAVK is encoded by the coding sequence ATGATGCCCCCCATTGCTCCCCGGCCGTACCGCAGCGTGGCGCTGACAGCGTGCTTCGCCGTGGCGCTGCTGATGATGAGCCGCTGGGTAGACGTGCCCCTCACGCAGTCGATCGAGCGCCACGTGCCCGAGCAGGTCAACGAGGTCTTCGACCAGATCGGCGACCTGGGCGACAGCGAAGGCTACATTCTGGCCGGTCTGCTGCTGTACGTGGCCTCGTTGTTTGGCATTCGGTACGGCTGGGCCTGCCCGGTGCGGGCCGGCTTCGAGCGGCTGGCGCGCTACAGCATGCTGCTTTTGGCCACCATGAGCGTGGGCGGCCTGATCACGCTGGTGTTGAAGAAGGTGGTGTCGCGCGCGCGGCCCGAAGTCTTGCTGGAGCAAGGCTGGCATGGCCTGGGCGTGCCGTTCACCGGCGACCCGTACGATTCGTTCCCGTCCAGCCACACGCTGACGGCGTTCGCGGTGGCGGCCGTCATTGGCGAAATCGCGCCGCGCTGGCGTTTGCCCCTGCTGCTGGTGGCGGGCGTCGTGGCGATCAGCCGCGTGATCAACCGCGATCACTTCCTGACCGACGTCACCGCGGCGGCCTTCATCGGCATCATGGTGGCGCATTACCTGGCGCCGTACATCCTGGGCGAGGGCTATCGGTGGATGCTGCGCGCGCCGTGGCGGTGGCGGCGTCGCGACGGTGCCGGTGCCGCCGTGAAATAA
- the miaB gene encoding tRNA (N6-isopentenyl adenosine(37)-C2)-methylthiotransferase MiaB, with translation MQETSIKRAGASAAASAAPAATVPATASASARKLYIRTFGCQMNEYDSDKMADVLRGDQGLELTDNPEDADVILFNTCSVREKAQEKVFSDLGRVQHLKKLNPDLVIGVGGCVASQEGEAIVKRAPYVDVVFGPQTLHRLPELIRRRRASGASQVDISFPEIEKFDALPPPRIEGATAFVSIMEGCSKYCSFCVVPYTRGEEVSRPFDDVLVEVADLADQGVKEVTLLGQNVNAYRGPMGDTGEIADFATLLEYVHEIPGIERIRYTTSHPKEMTQRMVDAYANLPKLVSFLHLPVQAGSDRVLAAMKRGYTTLEFKSVVRRLRAARPGLTLSSDFIVGFPGETEEDFDKTMKLIEDVGFDTSFSFIYSRRPGTPAADLVDDTPQEVKLRRLQQLQALINAQAAAIAQAMVGTRQRLLVEGPSRRDPNELMGRTENNRIVNFPAPARLIGQMVDVIITDAYPNSLRARVADVDGLAQGNA, from the coding sequence ATGCAAGAAACCTCTATCAAGCGCGCCGGCGCCTCCGCCGCCGCGTCCGCAGCGCCCGCTGCCACTGTGCCGGCCACCGCTTCGGCCTCCGCCCGCAAACTGTACATCCGCACGTTCGGCTGCCAGATGAACGAGTACGACTCGGACAAAATGGCCGACGTACTGCGCGGCGACCAGGGCCTCGAACTGACCGACAACCCCGAAGACGCCGACGTCATCCTGTTCAACACCTGTTCGGTGCGCGAGAAGGCCCAGGAAAAGGTCTTTTCCGACCTGGGCCGCGTGCAGCACCTGAAAAAACTCAACCCCGACCTCGTCATCGGGGTGGGCGGCTGCGTGGCCAGCCAGGAAGGCGAGGCCATCGTCAAGCGTGCGCCCTATGTCGACGTGGTGTTCGGCCCGCAAACGTTGCACCGCCTGCCCGAGCTCATCCGCCGCCGCCGCGCCTCGGGCGCCTCGCAGGTCGACATCAGCTTTCCCGAGATCGAGAAATTCGACGCCCTGCCCCCGCCGCGCATTGAAGGCGCCACGGCGTTCGTGTCCATCATGGAAGGCTGCAGCAAGTACTGCAGCTTCTGCGTGGTGCCGTACACGCGTGGCGAGGAAGTCTCGCGCCCGTTCGACGACGTGCTGGTCGAGGTCGCCGATCTGGCCGACCAGGGCGTGAAAGAAGTCACGCTGCTGGGGCAGAACGTCAATGCCTACCGCGGCCCCATGGGCGACACCGGCGAAATCGCCGATTTCGCCACCCTGCTCGAATACGTGCACGAAATCCCCGGCATTGAGCGCATCCGGTACACCACGTCGCACCCCAAGGAAATGACCCAGCGCATGGTCGACGCCTACGCCAACCTGCCCAAGCTGGTGTCGTTCCTGCACCTGCCGGTGCAGGCCGGCAGCGACCGCGTGCTGGCGGCCATGAAGCGCGGCTACACCACCCTGGAATTCAAGTCCGTGGTGCGGCGCCTGCGCGCCGCGCGTCCCGGGCTGACGCTGTCGTCCGATTTCATCGTGGGCTTTCCCGGCGAAACCGAAGAAGATTTCGACAAGACCATGAAGCTGATCGAAGACGTGGGTTTCGATACCTCGTTCTCGTTCATCTATTCGCGCCGCCCCGGCACGCCAGCGGCCGACCTGGTCGACGACACGCCGCAAGAAGTCAAGCTGCGCCGCCTGCAGCAGTTGCAGGCCCTCATCAACGCCCAGGCCGCCGCCATCGCCCAGGCCATGGTCGGCACCCGCCAGCGCCTGCTGGTCGAAGGCCCCTCGCGGCGCGATCCCAACGAACTCATGGGCCGCACCGAAAACAACCGCATCGTCAACTTCCCCGCCCCGGCGCGGCTGATCGGGCAGATGGTCGACGTGATCATCACCGACGCCTATCCCAATTCGCTGCGCGCCCGGGTGGCCGACGTCGACGGTCTCGCACAAGGCAACGCATGA
- a CDS encoding PhoH family protein: protein MTAPRSRSRRSMPTIVTLEGDNTHLANLCGPLDENLRQLADGMGVTLARRGSRVTLEGERSELAGRALRRFHEQAVHRALSVDDIQLGLVEMGVGRSEAAPADARGIDPASLPAADGEDGIVLRTRRSDLRPRTPRQRDYLNNILKHDITFGIGPAGTGKTWLAVACAIDAMERDSVQRLVLTRPAVEAGERLGFLPGDLAQKVDPYLRPLYDALYDLMGFDKVQRLFEKQTIEIAPLAYMRGRTLNHAFVILDEAQNTTPEQMKMFLTRIGFGSKAVITGDPSQVDLPRGQQSGLAHAVRVLEDVQGIATTRFTSRDVVRHPLVARIVDAYDRAAEDES, encoded by the coding sequence ATGACCGCACCCCGCAGCCGTTCCCGCCGCAGCATGCCCACCATCGTCACCCTCGAGGGCGACAACACCCACTTGGCCAACCTGTGCGGCCCGCTGGACGAAAACCTGCGCCAGCTGGCCGACGGCATGGGCGTGACCCTGGCGCGGCGCGGCAGCCGCGTCACGCTGGAAGGCGAGCGCTCCGAACTGGCCGGCCGGGCCTTGCGGCGCTTTCACGAGCAGGCCGTGCACCGCGCCCTGTCGGTCGACGACATCCAGCTCGGGCTGGTCGAAATGGGCGTGGGTCGCAGCGAGGCCGCCCCGGCCGACGCGCGCGGCATCGACCCGGCCAGCCTGCCGGCGGCCGACGGCGAAGACGGCATCGTGCTGCGCACCCGGCGCAGCGACCTGCGCCCCCGCACGCCGCGCCAGCGCGACTACCTGAACAACATCCTCAAGCACGACATCACCTTCGGCATCGGTCCGGCCGGCACCGGCAAGACCTGGCTGGCGGTGGCCTGCGCCATCGACGCCATGGAACGCGACTCGGTGCAGCGCCTGGTGCTCACGCGGCCCGCCGTCGAGGCCGGCGAGCGCCTGGGCTTTCTGCCGGGCGACCTGGCGCAGAAGGTCGACCCCTACCTGCGGCCGCTCTACGACGCCCTGTACGACCTGATGGGCTTCGACAAAGTGCAGCGCCTGTTCGAAAAGCAGACCATCGAGATCGCGCCGCTGGCCTACATGCGCGGGCGCACCCTGAACCATGCCTTCGTGATCCTGGACGAAGCCCAGAACACCACGCCGGAACAGATGAAAATGTTCCTGACCCGCATCGGCTTCGGCAGCAAGGCCGTCATCACCGGCGACCCGTCGCAGGTCGACCTGCCGCGCGGCCAGCAAAGCGGGCTGGCGCACGCGGTGCGCGTGCTCGAAGACGTGCAGGGCATTGCCACCACGCGCTTCACCAGCCGCGACGTGGTGCGCCATCCGCTGGTGGCGCGCATCGTCGACGCCTACGACCGGGCCGCCGAAGATGAATCCTGA
- the ybeY gene encoding rRNA maturation RNase YbeY, which produces MNPELSLSVQYGVAEPRLPRWRLRRWAQRALDGAARDGLAECARAELSLRLVGQAEGRRLNHAYRERDYATNVLTFEYGTDPLGTARGDIVICVPVLAREAREQGKTLLDHAAHLTVHGVLHALGYDHIKARDARRMEALETAILTGMRIADPYA; this is translated from the coding sequence ATGAATCCTGAACTGTCGCTGTCGGTACAGTACGGCGTGGCCGAGCCGCGCCTGCCGCGCTGGCGGCTGCGGCGCTGGGCGCAGCGGGCGCTTGACGGCGCCGCGCGCGACGGCCTGGCCGAATGCGCGCGCGCCGAGCTCAGCCTGCGCCTGGTGGGGCAGGCCGAAGGCCGCCGCCTGAACCACGCCTATCGCGAACGCGACTACGCCACCAATGTGCTCACGTTCGAATACGGCACCGACCCGCTGGGCACCGCCCGCGGCGACATCGTCATCTGCGTGCCGGTGCTGGCGCGCGAGGCCCGCGAACAGGGCAAGACCCTGCTCGACCACGCCGCGCACCTGACCGTGCACGGCGTGCTGCATGCGCTGGGCTACGATCACATTAAGGCGCGCGACGCGCGCCGCATGGAAGCCCTGGAAACCGCCATTCTGACCGGCATGCGCATTGCCGATCCGTACGCCTGA
- a CDS encoding HlyC/CorC family transporter, with the protein MSDPYPANDANTNRARKPTKSLLDRMLALVRREPEDREGIKAVLDAAHDRALLDVESYGMIKGALAMSERSVADIMVPRSRMDLLDVSQPLPQQLAFIIETAHSRFPVYEDDRDNIIGILLAKDLLRGMLEPGIELRSLIRPAVFIPEAKRLNVLLRDFRASHNHLAIVIDEHGGISGLVTMEDVLEQIVGDIEDEFDDDDEQSIFPEGDNQWRLMASTEISHFNEAFSTDLPDDEYDSVGGWLGGQLGRIPRRGDSAAHGDLLIEVIRADARRALWLRAKRTSDAAKPGSDPAASGS; encoded by the coding sequence ATGTCTGACCCCTACCCTGCCAACGACGCGAACACCAATCGCGCCCGGAAACCCACCAAATCCCTGCTAGACCGCATGCTGGCCCTCGTACGGCGCGAGCCCGAGGACCGCGAAGGCATCAAGGCCGTACTCGACGCCGCCCACGACCGCGCCCTGCTCGACGTCGAATCCTACGGCATGATCAAAGGCGCGCTCGCCATGTCCGAGCGCAGCGTCGCCGACATCATGGTGCCGCGCTCGCGCATGGACCTGCTCGACGTGTCGCAGCCGCTGCCGCAGCAGCTGGCGTTCATCATCGAGACCGCGCACTCGCGCTTTCCGGTCTACGAAGACGACCGCGACAACATCATCGGCATCCTGCTGGCCAAAGACCTGCTGCGCGGCATGCTTGAGCCCGGCATCGAACTGCGGTCGCTGATCCGCCCGGCCGTGTTCATTCCCGAAGCCAAGCGCCTGAACGTGCTGCTGCGCGACTTCCGCGCCAGCCACAACCACCTGGCCATCGTCATCGATGAGCACGGCGGCATTTCCGGGCTGGTCACCATGGAAGACGTGCTCGAACAGATCGTCGGCGACATCGAAGACGAATTCGACGACGACGACGAGCAAAGCATCTTCCCCGAAGGCGACAACCAATGGCGCCTGATGGCCAGCACCGAGATCAGCCACTTCAACGAGGCCTTTTCCACCGATCTGCCCGACGATGAATACGACAGCGTGGGCGGTTGGCTGGGCGGCCAGCTGGGCCGCATTCCGCGGCGCGGCGACAGCGCCGCGCACGGCGACCTGCTGATCGAAGTCATCCGCGCCGATGCGCGCCGCGCGCTGTGGCTGCGCGCCAAGCGCACGTCCGACGCGGCCAAGCCCGGATCCGACCCGGCCGCCTCCGGCTCATGA
- the lnt gene encoding apolipoprotein N-acyltransferase, whose translation MSRGRIPRWAALGLLAAGAAHALAFAPGPLPSWALAPVQIIALACAAHATLQAPRLGQALLRGWLFNFASYSLGLYWIFISLHRYGGLAAPLAVAGVLALSGFLALFPAAACMLARWLCPPPAQGEPDPSPTRRLLVAAMAWAAAWALLEWLRATVLTGFPWLNIGYAHVDSPLAGWAPVLGVHGMALLAAFAAAALAGLWQAVRAGGPARQVDARRALACALALLLVAAGWPLHGIAWSRPTGAPLQARLVQGNVEQSQKFDPALMELGLRRHLELASLPAPPADLIILPETVLPVFQDLLDPRVWEAWRAVAARNQATVAMGVPLRSPGADGQTRYTNSVIGFDATTPLAQLRSGVTALRYDKRHLVPWGEYVPPGFRWFVDMLSIPLGDFDRGERRQAPFHIGDQYVAFNICYEDLFGIELLPALQPGPNGEPGATILANVSNLGWFGDTWALRQHLQIGRLRTLETARPMLAATNTGITAAIDARGRVAAQLPAHQPGILPVSVQGMTGLTPYARFGDTPVLALIALALVAAAALGRRKR comes from the coding sequence ATGAGCCGCGGCCGCATCCCGCGCTGGGCAGCCCTGGGCCTGCTGGCCGCGGGCGCGGCGCACGCCCTTGCTTTCGCTCCCGGCCCCCTGCCGTCCTGGGCCCTGGCGCCGGTGCAGATCATCGCGCTGGCCTGCGCCGCCCACGCCACCCTGCAGGCCCCCCGCCTGGGCCAGGCCCTGCTGCGCGGCTGGCTGTTCAATTTCGCCAGCTATTCGCTGGGGTTGTACTGGATCTTCATCAGCCTGCACCGCTATGGCGGCCTGGCCGCGCCGCTGGCGGTGGCCGGCGTGCTGGCGCTGTCGGGCTTCCTGGCGCTGTTTCCCGCCGCCGCGTGCATGCTGGCGCGCTGGCTGTGCCCGCCGCCCGCCCAGGGCGAACCCGACCCTTCCCCAACGCGCCGCCTGCTGGTGGCGGCCATGGCCTGGGCCGCCGCCTGGGCCCTGCTGGAATGGCTGCGCGCCACCGTGCTCACCGGCTTTCCGTGGCTGAACATCGGCTATGCCCACGTCGACAGCCCGCTGGCCGGCTGGGCCCCCGTGCTGGGCGTGCACGGCATGGCGCTGCTGGCGGCTTTCGCGGCCGCCGCGCTGGCGGGCCTGTGGCAAGCCGTGCGCGCCGGCGGCCCCGCCCGGCAGGTCGACGCGCGCCGCGCGCTGGCTTGCGCGCTGGCCCTGCTGCTCGTCGCGGCAGGCTGGCCGCTGCATGGCATTGCCTGGTCGCGGCCCACCGGCGCGCCACTGCAGGCGCGGCTGGTGCAAGGCAATGTCGAACAATCGCAGAAATTCGACCCTGCCCTGATGGAACTGGGCCTGCGCCGGCACCTGGAACTGGCCAGCCTGCCGGCCCCGCCGGCCGACCTGATCATCCTGCCCGAGACCGTGCTGCCGGTCTTCCAAGACCTGCTCGATCCGCGCGTATGGGAAGCCTGGCGCGCCGTCGCCGCGCGCAACCAGGCCACCGTCGCCATGGGCGTGCCGCTGCGCAGCCCCGGCGCCGACGGGCAAACCCGCTACACCAACAGCGTCATCGGCTTCGACGCCACCACGCCGCTGGCGCAATTGCGCAGCGGCGTCACCGCGCTGCGCTACGACAAGCGCCACCTGGTGCCCTGGGGCGAATATGTGCCGCCGGGCTTTCGCTGGTTCGTCGACATGCTCAGCATTCCCCTGGGCGATTTCGACCGCGGCGAGCGCCGCCAGGCGCCGTTCCACATCGGCGACCAGTACGTGGCCTTCAACATCTGCTACGAAGACCTGTTCGGCATCGAACTACTGCCCGCCCTGCAACCCGGCCCTAATGGCGAGCCGGGCGCCACCATCCTGGCCAACGTCAGCAACCTGGGATGGTTCGGCGACACCTGGGCGCTGCGCCAGCACCTGCAGATCGGGCGGCTGCGCACGCTGGAAACCGCCCGGCCGATGCTGGCCGCCACCAACACCGGCATCACCGCCGCCATCGACGCACGCGGCCGCGTCGCCGCGCAACTGCCCGCCCATCAGCCCGGCATTCTGCCGGTGTCGGTACAGGGCATGACGGGCCTCACGCCCTATGCGCGCTTCGGCGATACGCCCGTGCTGGCGCTGATCGCGCTGGCGCTGGTGGCCGCCGCGGCGCTGGGGCGGCGCAAACGTTAA
- a CDS encoding LysR family transcriptional regulator has protein sequence MDRFLALQLFNRIVELGSFTEAAELLNLPRATATHAIKQMESRLGTRLLDRTTRQVKPTLDGQAFYERSRRVLADLEDAEASLSTHVANPHGTLRLDVHGVHASMILLPHINEFRERYPNIDVILSSGDRLVDLVKEGIDCVVRAGQPRDSSLVARKLADLPEIICASPEYLKRHGTPQHPGDLEQHQAVGFFSRGSSHRYPFSVIVDGTVQQFKASGWISVSDAECYTSAALAGCGLIQVPRFRLEPALQAGRLVQVLPEWQCPTLPISALYPFHRQLSPRVRVFVDWVRELYAQEFGNPA, from the coding sequence ATGGACCGCTTTCTGGCATTGCAACTGTTCAATCGCATCGTTGAGCTCGGCAGCTTTACCGAAGCCGCCGAACTGCTCAACCTGCCTCGCGCGACGGCCACACATGCAATTAAGCAGATGGAAAGCCGGCTGGGCACGCGCCTGCTCGATCGCACCACGCGACAGGTAAAGCCCACGCTGGACGGCCAGGCCTTTTATGAGCGCAGCAGGCGCGTCCTGGCCGACCTCGAAGATGCCGAAGCATCGCTCAGCACCCATGTGGCCAACCCGCACGGCACGCTGCGGCTCGACGTGCACGGCGTGCATGCCTCGATGATTCTGCTGCCGCACATCAACGAGTTCCGAGAGCGCTATCCGAATATCGATGTCATTCTCAGCAGCGGCGACCGGCTGGTCGACCTGGTCAAGGAAGGCATCGATTGCGTGGTGCGGGCAGGCCAGCCGCGCGACTCGTCCCTGGTTGCCAGGAAACTGGCGGATCTGCCGGAAATCATCTGCGCCAGCCCGGAATACCTGAAGCGGCACGGAACACCGCAGCACCCGGGCGACCTCGAGCAGCACCAGGCGGTGGGTTTCTTCTCTCGCGGCAGCAGCCATCGCTACCCGTTTTCGGTGATCGTCGATGGAACGGTACAGCAGTTCAAGGCCAGCGGCTGGATCTCCGTCAGCGACGCGGAATGCTATACCAGCGCGGCGCTGGCCGGCTGCGGGCTGATCCAGGTGCCGCGTTTCCGGCTCGAGCCGGCCTTGCAGGCCGGCCGGCTGGTGCAGGTCTTGCCCGAATGGCAGTGCCCCACCTTGCCCATCAGCGCGCTATATCCGTTTCATCGCCAGCTGTCGCCCAGGGTGCGCGTGTTCGTGGACTGGGTGCGCGAGCTATACGCGCAAGAGTTCGGCAATCCTGCCTGA
- a CDS encoding DoxX family protein produces the protein MNICQPPGKSAGNSATGSERLLVPALGPLYARAEPVLYGLLRLMFGIIMVTHGLPKALGTSHGSMADPMGGSINLIQNVMGLPFAPQLAFLVMLLETLGGIMLAVGFWTRPVALAIAVQMAGICYVLGPTWPWIDRGIEFPVLMLCLALYMAARGGGAWAVDRRLGISV, from the coding sequence ATGAACATCTGCCAGCCCCCGGGAAAGTCTGCCGGCAACTCTGCCACAGGTTCCGAGCGCCTGCTGGTCCCCGCGCTGGGGCCGCTATACGCGCGGGCCGAGCCTGTCTTGTACGGGCTGCTGCGTCTGATGTTTGGCATCATCATGGTCACCCACGGCCTGCCCAAGGCCCTGGGCACATCGCACGGCTCCATGGCCGACCCCATGGGCGGGTCCATCAACCTGATCCAGAATGTCATGGGGCTGCCCTTCGCGCCCCAGCTGGCGTTTCTCGTCATGCTGCTCGAAACGCTTGGCGGCATCATGCTGGCCGTCGGCTTCTGGACACGCCCGGTCGCCCTGGCCATCGCTGTCCAGATGGCGGGCATCTGCTATGTGCTGGGCCCCACCTGGCCGTGGATCGACCGCGGCATCGAGTTTCCGGTGCTGATGTTGTGCCTGGCGCTTTACATGGCGGCGCGTGGCGGCGGAGCCTGGGCCGTGGATCGGAGGCTCGGTATATCAGTATGA